The Mesomycoplasma ovipneumoniae ATCC 29419 genome segment AAAATTAAAGTTAATAATAAGCCTGAATCACAAAAATATTTGCTGGCTTTAGGTGACAGAGTTTTGATTTTTAACTCTAAAAAAGAAGTTCAAAATCAAAAAAAGTTGCCTAAAATAAAGACAAATTTAAAAATAATTCATCAAGATTCAAATATTTTGATTGTTGAAAAACCTAAGGGTTTACAGGTTCATGGTGGTGACAGAAACCTTGATTTAGCCGTTTGAAATTATTTAAAATTAGAGAAAACCGACGTTTTTATGCCTTCACATGTTGGTCGGCTTGATAAAAAAACATCTGGAATTATTTTATACGGACTTAACTATAAAAGTGTTGTTGAACTTAATAAAAAGCAGAAATTTTTTGAGAAAATTTATACCTTCGAATCAAAGATAAAGCTAAAAAAACCTATAAAAACCGATCTTTTTATAAGGAAAAATGACCTTAATAAAAAAATGGAAGTTTGCAAAAATGAAGCAGGATGTCAGCTTATTTCTACGACATTTTTTTCTAAAAATAACAGAAATTTTGCGATTTTACATACTGGCAAAAAACATCAAATCCGAGTAACTTTATCACACTTAGGTTTTCCAATTTTTGGCGATGAAAAATACAATGGCGAGCAAAAAAATCGCTTATTTTTGCATTCATTTTCTTTAAAATTCGATAATTTAGACGGCTTTTTATCTTATTTAAACGGCAAAAAATTTGTCTCAAAACCAGAATGATGAAAACCATAGACTTTCATCATTTTTTATTTAAAATTCAAATTAAACCCTAATTTCTAGTATAATTTTAAATTTAACATAAATTAAAATAACAAAATTGGAGGTAAAATGGATAGAGAAAAAATAATCAAACTTGCAAAATCGCTTTATTTTGTTCCTAGTGAAAAAGTAATTGAAACCGTTTTACAAGAAAAAGATCAAATGCTAGAACGAATTAATTTTTTGCATACTTTTGATACAAAAGACGTTCCTAGTTTGGAAAAAATTAACTCTTTTCCAAAAGGAATTGAAATTTTATTCGATGATGAGCCAAA includes the following:
- a CDS encoding pseudouridine synthase family protein, producing MIEFSVSENQVGQKLIQLVKKLLLNFNYNEIQKLFRNKKIKVNNKPESQKYLLALGDRVLIFNSKKEVQNQKKLPKIKTNLKIIHQDSNILIVEKPKGLQVHGGDRNLDLAVWNYLKLEKTDVFMPSHVGRLDKKTSGIILYGLNYKSVVELNKKQKFFEKIYTFESKIKLKKPIKTDLFIRKNDLNKKMEVCKNEAGCQLISTTFFSKNNRNFAILHTGKKHQIRVTLSHLGFPIFGDEKYNGEQKNRLFLHSFSLKFDNLDGFLSYLNGKKFVSKPEWWKP
- a CDS encoding glutamyl-tRNA amidotransferase yields the protein MDREKIIKLAKSLYFVPSEKVIETVLQEKDQMLERINFLHTFDTKDVPSLEKINSFPKGIEILFDDEPNFSDFRSQLFTNSVHANQNEIITKKVIDD